From Vitis vinifera cultivar Pinot Noir 40024 chromosome 3, ASM3070453v1, the proteins below share one genomic window:
- the LOC100266732 gene encoding protein CYSTEINE-RICH TRANSMEMBRANE MODULE 6 translates to MSYPHQKQPSVAGYPPQPASTAYPAGPYVAPPPVGYPMKHGHDYPQNPAAGETKAKGDGFLKGCCAALCCCCLLDACF, encoded by the exons atgagttaCCCTCATCAAAAACAGCCTTCAG TAGCAGGGTATCCTCCACAACCTGCATCCACTGCATACCCTGCAGGGCCTTATGTGGCTCCTCCGCCAGTCGGTTATCCCATGAAACATGGTCATGACTACCCTCAGAACCCAGCTGCAGGGGAGACCAAGGCCAAGGGTGATGGCTTCTTGAAAGGATG TTGTGCTGCCTTGTGTTGCTGCTGTCTCTTGGACGCTTGTTTCTGA